Genomic segment of Citrus sinensis cultivar Valencia sweet orange chromosome 7, DVS_A1.0, whole genome shotgun sequence:
ttaaatgtttgaaatgttggtcgatggtttgagaaaaaatcaaaacatcatctatataaacaatgcaaaactcagAGTAAgggttataaatatcattcatgattttttgaaattctgagggtgcgttttttaaaccaaaaggCATGACAGTCCACTCAAACTGTCCAAaaggaacagtaaaagcagttttgtaaCGGTCATTAGGatggatttgaatttgccaaaaacctgacttcatgtcaaaatttgaaaatataaaagcagAATGTAgtttttgaagcaaatcctttttattaggtattgggtacctaatccattttaatgctttattaaggggtatataattaataacaagtCTCGGTGttcctctttcaatttcagaatttttgtttACATAAAAAGCAGCACAAGACCATGGGGATCTAGATTTCACAATGAGTCCTTTAGACTCTAAATCTTTGATCTCAtttttacaatgttgttccaaaTCCATGTTCATTTGAATTGGACGGGCTTTAGTGGGAATTTGTCTtttatcaaaagaattttcataaggtaAATCTACCAAGTGTTGTTTtctattccaaaaagcagaaggTAGATCagcacaaatttctttttcaatgagagtTTTGAAAtcggaaattttcctttttatgaAATCACTTTGTAATTGGCTCTCAAttctttttaaacttaaatccttttgtaaaaatattaaatcattttgtctTGATCTGAGAAGattgttgatttgattttgataaacagaacaagctttaacaatattcaaattccttatttttggcttttcaataaatgggaaaacaattttttttgttttttgctttgaaagatATACTATCGTAATTGACAGTATATGGtgtaataagatttataaaaggggttCCCAAAATGACAGCATGGTGTATgtcatttgtaagaacaaaagaagttctaaattcaaaaccattgTTATGAATTGAAGCTTCAACTTTAGAATTAACTTTAAGTTTTGAATTGTTggcggcagaaagtctttcttttgttttctcatgaaatcttttggggacaatGTCCTCTCTTATGCAATTCAAATCGGCACCAgtgtcaaaaagggcaatggcatcaattgcaaaatcattagaaaaaattaaggtgattttaattaaatattttctcgtagtgatttgttttaaaacaaatagaaaatcattgggtacagactcaatgttttctaagttttgatcatttttatcatcattatcagAATTGGATTCATTATCCGAATTATCTTGTAattgcttttgtaaaagaagttgaataGTTTGAGAATCACTCTTTTGCCTTTTCTTTAACTCTCTTATCTCAAGTTTAAtgtctttaatttctttctgaaGATTTTGGATACTGGGGATTGtgctctttattttctttttgtccaaaatttcagtaagatcataagaactctttttaacaattggatTTTTAGAAGTCTctgttttattaaaatccagagtttttaaaagcttatCAAGGTActttttttgaagatttgaataagaaatatgctttacaagcTCAAGAAAGGTTTCTTgatctttagtcaaaacattaattttctttaaataagaatttgattcaGAATCACTATTGTTAGATGCAGAGGTATCTGAGTCAATAAGTTCATCGACCTGAAGAGGGTCACTatctcccgacatggaagactcagagtcagAAGACGCATTTctggtatatatatatatatatatatatatatattaagtttTATGTGGTGTGGTGTACTGCCACTCATAATATTTGGTTGGACATATCTTATAGTTTTGAATGTAATTGGACCAGGCCATGGTCGtgcttcttcttattattattcattcttttttatttgttatatatcttaaaaaattaaaaacataatgcaaatttaattttaaattatgcgATTATATAATAAGGAATCTCACTCATTACCTGCAACTGCAATCTTGAACGTAGGAAACTTatttacatgaaaaataagaaaataaggaTGCACATTCCATAGTTACAGTGACACAATGTCTTGAGCACTGTAGTATATGTTAATAACACGTAAATTAGTAGAAATGATATATTAAGGGATCCGCACTTCATTGAAAGTGTAGGATTGACTTTCACACCATTATAGAAGAGTTAGATAATGTTGTAAAAGGTTTCAATACACTGTGAAATCTTTTCACAACGGTGTGAAAATCCATCCCACTCTTCATTAAAGTGTAAGAACCTTACACTGGAAAAGTACCCTCTAAACAAAACATCAAGAGAAATCATAACATTCTGGAGGAGGTAATTGACTGGGGAAATTCATcttcaaaatgaaattgaaatttctaCCGCCTCTGGAAATTAAACTGCTTAATTCCGAGGgcgaaaagaaatccaaagaCTGCTGCAAACCCAGCAACAACAACTGCAACCACACCAAGAAAATCATGCTTGTAACCAAAGTAACTTCTAAGAAACTGTTTCACGGTTTCACCACTTTCCAGTTTGTCCTCTAAATCTCCAAACTGTGAAACAACCAGTCCATACAAGGTCCAAGCCATGGGATCTGCCCAGTAGTACCATCTCCACCATATTGGAATCCGCTGTTTTTATTGACAAGATTGAAACATAAGGAAAGAATTAGCAAGCAAATATCTATAAGCTAGCAAATGTAGcatcaaaaatagaaaatgggAAAATGATACTTACAGGTCTTGGGATTAAAAAACCAGTAAAGACgttccaaaatccaaaaaatagAGTTGAAACAATGGCAGCAATGTGGTGGTTTGGTGTCATAGCCACAGCCATCATGCCGTAGAAGGTGAAGTACAACAAAGTGAAgaacatgaaaaatatgtaCCAAAAAAACTTCGCTGCTGTCCAGTCAAATCCAATCATAGCATAGACTAGAACACCGTACAGTGATGactgaataaaaatataaggtaTCTCAATCGCAGCCtggagaaaaaggaaaaaaaaatcagtataGAAACACAATTCTTAAtacatttcaaaatatttgtaatcaAGTGTCAAGCAATTTACTTGTGCTAATGCCCATGGTTGGCCTGAGTACATTCCGGCAGCACTTTCTCTGTAAAAGATTGTTCTCTCTACAGATACTATTGGTTGCACTGAAAAACAGTATTGAACGCCGATGAACAGAACAGCAATGTACATGGAACCCATTGCATTAAACAGATCTTGGTTCTTTCCcctgaaaattgaaaaacttaaGATTAAAAGGCAGATGAAACAACAGGcttcaaataaaatgtaagaGTGGCTCACGTTTTAGTGCCCAAGTCCCAAAACAGTGTCCCAAACATCAATGATATTAAGGTcgtgaaaaaaaatctaacgGCAGTGTATGGTGGATTCCGCCAGTATGACCAGTGTTGCTTCCATAAGCAGGCGATAAATTGGGTGAAAGCTGACTGAGAGTACTGAGTAGGAAAATAGAGGTCCTTTGAACCTGGAGTAGGCTTGCTTAAATCTTCAATAAGTGCTTTGTTTCCCCTGAAACACTTGCCACGCATCACTTCAGCTTTCATGGTGACATAAACAAATGCATTGGCTTAGGGGTGAATGGATTGTagttaattaatagtttatgCAACTGATGAGTACCTCATGAACGTACCTGTATAATTCTGAGCGTTTGAAAATATCAGTAAAATCAACCCCCAAAGCTACCTCTTGGGATGCAGCAGTAACTTCCAACATCCAGGTTGCGGGATTAtaaccattttttattttttcaattccGGGAATTGCCTTCATGAAAACAAGTACAGAAACATCAGCGAGTTTCCTGATGTAAATTATGCAAGttacttcaaaattaaatttcaaattagatTTCCATTGTAATATGTGAATGTTCATCAGGTCATACTTCAAAATAGCGGATAAGATGGCAAGAATGTCGACCCAATGGACCAACATAAATCTCTTGTCCCCCTCGCTTCATTAAGAATAACTGCAATgtataattaaacaattgtAATCAACATACAGGTAAAAAACTAAAGAAAGGGAATAAGATGAAACTAAAAGGATAAAGTTTTGACTCCTTTGATCCAGTATTAACTTCTCTAATTACCTCATCAAAAGATTCAAATATATCAATGCTAGGTTGATGGATGGTGCACACTACAGTTCTTCCAGTGTCCACTGTGTTTCTAACAGTTCTCATAACAATTGCAGCAGCCCTCGCATCTAGCCCTGAGGTTGGCTCATCCATAAATATGATAGACGGGTTAGCCACGAGCTCAACCGCAATGGTAAGCCTCTTACGCTGCTCTGTTGACAGACCATTTACACCAGGCAAACCAACCAGTGATTGTCTCAATGGGTTCAGCTCCACAAGGTCCATGATTTCCTCAATGAACATCTGTAAACCAAGGGAGAAGCTATAAATTAGTAACAATATCCAGTAATGCATTCAGGGATTAGACCTGTTTCTCTTCTTCTAGTGCACTCAGTTCAACTTGTTTAAGCTCTCAATAATCCACACTCCAGGTGAATTCAGTACAAACCTTTCTAGTTTCAGAATCAACTTCGGGAGCTAAACGAAGCCAGGCCGAGAAGGCCAAAGACTCATGAACTGTAACAAAAGGAGAGTGGATGTCATTTTGTTCACAGTATCCTGAAATGCGAGCAAATGTTTCGTGCTTCTTTGGGTAACCagatattttaatactccCTGTAATGTATCCACCCGTTTTCCTGCCAGCCAGCACATCCATCAAAGTTGTTTTACCAGCACCACTAACACCCATTAAAGCTGTAAGAACGCCTGGTCTGAAAGCACCACTGACGCCATTTAGAAGCACCAATTTGTCTTCAAGAACACCTTGAAGTTTCATTTcctaaaaagttaaattagaCCAATTATTCATCATTTCTGGACTACATTATGATTAATCAAGATAACATCAGTACTTATGAAATGTATTAATaggttttaaaattaaagttaccTGTGGCATGTCAACAGAGTACGTTACTTCATCAAAGATAAGAGAATGCGGTTCAAATGGAAGCACCAttcctcttttctttggttgaaTTACACCACCAGCTGCCTCTGTCATGGATAAGGACTGAGAAGAAGAGTTTCTCCCCCAAATGTCGCCTCCACTCTCTGAATGttaacaacaattaataattaattagcatCAGAAGGCATTCACAAAGtatcttattttatatgtattgaAAGGAGCTTTATCACCTGAGCGAGTTGTGAGACTAGAACTACTTCCAAGAGTTGATAACTCAACTGTTCCTCTAATTTTGGTATCTTGCTCATCTCTCTCAGAATCCTCAGTTATAACAGCCTGAGGCTTATCAAATTCTGTGCATGAATAGTTGCACAAGATTACAACATAAACTCACTACTTTTGAAGTAATTAAAGTGAAGATGGTAAAGATACCCACGGTCAAGAAAAGTGAGGGCCAGAGTAAAAGCAATGTGCAATAGTAGTACAAAACCAAACAGGGCCCCCAATCCAAGCCAATACCAATACGCATCTGGGAAAAACCCACGAGACTTCAAAACTTGCACTCCAAGTGGTTCATTTGAGTCTGGCGTAAActattatatgaaaaaatttacagACATCAGCACGttactaaaagaaaaatacataatcATGGACAAGGCTCATTCAGAGAATTACCTTTCTCCAACTGTGCCCAAGAAATTCGTTAGCTACTATTGCATTTTGCGCATACATCAAAGGAGAACACCAATAACCCCATATCCACCATTTTTTGATGTCCTCTGCAATATTAATAGGAAAAATGAGGATTCAGGTTAAACTTTAAGAGagaatattattgttgttaattcATTTTCCTATCGTACCTCGTGAAAGGAGAAATCCACCCAATGCGAAAAGCACGAGTAATGCTACTGTCCCAAACGTATTAGCAACAACCATGTTCCTGCCCATTGCTGCAATGAATCGGAACAATGCACAAGCCATTTGGTTAACTGCCAAGAGCAGAAAGTACTGCTTAAAAAACCTGCAATAAGAAAATCACCCCGTCAACTAGTTGGACAAATAAGTCATGTAACAAAAACTTCACTTAGTTACTTGCAAATCTGTTCTTTTTGTCTTCATTTACCTTCCAGCATTGGGATCATACCCAATAACATAATAGGATAAGAATACCCAAACAACAACCTCCACGAATGAGATAGGAATCTTGAGGATCCATGTGGGAAGAGCATATGCCCACGGTGGAAAGAATTGGAGGTCTCTTTGCTTGTAGAAGACAGGAATCTTTACTATGGTCATAGAAATCTCTGCATATCCATTGAACATGACTATTACAATAGCAAAGAACATGACACCAGCGTAAACTCCTCCATCAGCTACTGAATCTTTCTTCATCTTCGTTCTGAAGAACAGTGTCATAGTTACCAATGCGGTAATTGCAATCTAGTAGCCAGGATAAAAAGAACAATCAAAAGATCATTAtcacttaaaagaaaaactaaaacaattaAGAACTAAGTTAATACTCACTTGGACGAGCTTAAAGATGTAGACAAATGAGTTTCTCTTCATCAGTAAAAACTCTCTTGAGAAGCAAGCTTTCAACAACTCTCTCTTGCCAACACCATACACTTTCTTAGCCAAAGCAGCTCGGTGGCTTTGGCTCTTATCAAATGGTATTCGAAGCTCATCAGCGAGTTTTTGTCCCACATGGAATGATTTGAATGCCTCAGCAAATTCTTGGACTGTAATAAACCTGTAAGGTATCTCTTTATGTGCCCAGTACTGCTGTTGATCTTTCTTTGATGTCACCTGCAacatattatttgaaaagattGAATATGAGAAGTTACAACTAAGCTACcgtattatttataaataaaggaAATGAAGCTCATATTTTCAAAGAGCTTGCTTTTTTCGTGTCAatgaaaaatgtcaaaagcAGAAATCTATTTGTGCATACTTCTTGCAAGAAGTCAGCCACTCCTTTCCTCTGGGGGCATTTAAAGCCCATGGATTCAAAAAACTCTAGCACTAGTTCACGGGGACCCTGGTACACAATCTGGCCATCAGATAGAAGGATAATATCATCAAATAGATTATAAGTCTCTGGTGCTGGCTGCAGGAGAGATATCACGGCAGTTTCACTATTGATGTGAATATTTTGCCTGAGACAATTGACAATTTGAAAAGTCGTCGAGCTGTCTAAACCAGTGGAAATCTCATCCATAAACATTGCCAACGCTGGTCCAACCATCATTTCACCtataatttcaattacaaattttcataCATTTGAATAAAAGGGAtgatctttttcatttatctGTGAGCAAATTAGGAATGAATTTATGGAGTTTGTCTTATACCTGTGGTCACACGTTTCTTTTGTCCACCGGATATACCTCTTATCATTTCATCACCTACCAAGATATCAGCACAGTTATCCAGTCCCAGAACCTATATATTTGTGATGAAAAGTGTTCAAACAAGTGTGAGTAGTTACTTGTTATTGAGAATAATTTGCAATTTTAGAGTGAGTTATAGTTATGTTACCTTTAGGTAATAATCAGTGATCACATTGGCTTCTTGGCCTTCAGTCGCTACTGCCTGAGacatgagaaattaaaaatgaaatatgagAAACTCAATCACCAAGAGTTCAAATACATCTCTATAAGGTTGACTCTAATTTAAGTCCATAAggtaaatttcaatttaagaAAACGATGCATATACTAGGATTCTTAAGCCACAAGAACATCAGACCGAATGAAAGGTTAAAATTGAAACCATCTATCATCAAATGGTTAAATGCTAAACATGTTCTAAACAAACTTCAGCCAACTTTTCTCACCTTCATGTAGACATCAATGTCGGGATCTGGCTTAATACCTGCTGCCTTCTCTCTTCTGGCTAACTCCATTAACATGTCTGCATTTCCCAGAAGCAATGATCTTTATGCTAATATTACATTTAGTAAGTCACCATACTGTAATCTAAATTCTCTATATAAAACCTACCATATCGGGTTCCAACCCCCTGGCATCTAGCAGAGAAGGCCAAGGTTTCCCTCACAGTCATTTCGCCTATATGGTTATCATGTTGACTGATATAAGCAGCTGTTCTCTGAGGCACAAACTCACCCATGTTGTGCCCGTTGTATGTCACCCTACCAGATACCTATAGAGAGACATTTTGATTCTCCAATCAGAGATAAAACCAAAGTGTGAACTTTACAATGCTAAAAGCCAAACCCATCCAATCCAAGAGCTTAATTTTcacaaaagttaaaaacaGCACCTTGAGACTAGAATCAAGTTTCCCGGccaaagccaacaaaaatgtGGTCTTTCCAGAAGCTGGAGGACCCAAAAGCAATGTCATTCTGCACAAATTTCAGATAATTAAAGAACCCACAAATTACAAGTAAATTAAGAACAGTAGGAATCAATTTAAATTCCCACCTGCCAGGCTTTATGATTCCACTCACATCCTTGAGGATTGTAAAGTGTTTCTTTCTACTCGGAAGAATGTGGAGATAGTTCAAGAAATCCTTCAAACATGCACAGATTATTAAACTTAAGCCGAGAGATTAACTCAatatactaaaatttttacaaaagtaATTATTTGTGTCCGAAGATTGCTACCTCAAAGATGGTGGTATagaatttaatgaatgatgGCAAGGCTTTACTTGCTAAAACCGCTTCTCCCTCAATATTCAAATGTTCATATCGAACTTCCACTCTGGGAAGGTCTATTCCAACTCTGAGGTAAATCAAAGGAAGATGGAAAATCATTACTTAACACGCACGACACACTTAAAAACGTTTCATAACTTGAATACAACTTAagacatgaaaaatcaaacaaaaatggttatccataaattttgtttcttccaTGTTGGGTCCAACCTTATATCATCACACGTTAAATAATGCACACACTAACAACAAAGTGAAGGGAGTTGAAACCTTAAACTTCTTGTAGCACTAAAAGGACATTGAGAAACATAACAGATCTAAAAATCATAAACTCAACTAAGTTAGATTATggaactttgaaaaatgagGGGCCAAATATAGAATATGtaaaaatttgtataaatttgaattcaattaCTTTCTTACTCAATTTCCCTTTTTAACTTCCACCCCTTATGCTAGTTATTAGGGTGCGGCTTTAATACTACTTTATCAAGGTTTAAGATCCAGTCTTCAACTCAAAAACTATCCTACTGAGTTCTCTACTATCCAATATTATTAAGTGATAACTCAACAGTTAGTTGTAAACAGAAATTCATGCATGCATACGCaatttatgtttattgaaaatttatttaactaatcGATTCAGGTTGGTCGAGATTTGAATTAATATGTTGATTGTGCAGCTACTGAGTTTATTtcgaatattaaaatattttgatagatttctgattaaaataataatatatcgtaactaatataaatttttttaaataaatctacTTGTTTAAGATGGGAGCAAAAATCGTTGACGgcataaaataatcatatatgaATATCAATTGTTGAAAAACCGTTGACCGAGAAATACTTTTACCGGGTGAGTGTGCCACCTCAGTTATGTGGGTCCCATGGTGATGTCATGAATTTGATGTTTTCCATCCAAagagattaaaataaaagttcaatGATACtatttgacaaaaaattaaattataaaattttaataaaaaattaagtaattgtGCATAACTTACTTTTAGTcgagatattttaacattttcataTCTTTCTTTCGTCAAAATTTtgttagagattttttttttccccaatgGCTAGTTCTAATGGAGTGGGCTCATCATCTTAATACGGTGATGTAGTATACTCATCccacataaatattttaccctttaacGGTATCATTTGCAGCAtcaagaaaagtaaaaaattaaaaaaaaaaaaggaaaattttaccAATCAATCACTTTAATACTATGAgtttacataatttaaaataaaattttgtgggTGTACTGGCAGGattcattaaatttactaaaataatatattctaaTTGGTTGGACTTGGATGCACTATCTCAATATGGCGAGTATTTATCTTTTGACTACGGGAAATAGTCAACTGAAAATTATCAACAGCAGCTTCAGTAAAAAGAGAAATCTTACCTGTCAATACGGTTCTTAAGCTTCAACAAGAACTGCTCATTATCAACTTCAGCGATTTTCACCAATTTATCAACCAGCCTTTGCCTTTCTTGCAGTCCAAGATTGTTAACATCAATTTCACTAGCTTCGCCTCTAGAAGTAGTCAATATCCCTTTCCTCAAACGATTATAAGTAGGCAACTTCTCGAGAGCAGCCCATATTAGAGCTTcctcatcatcttcttctcttgATGAAGACACTGAAAAGGCACCTGGAGAGTTGCTTCTCCATCTGGAAGCACTTCTGCGTAAGCTATTACTGGCCGTGTAAACCATATCACGACCTCCTAAACCCTCCATTACAACTCACTCGAGATGATAACCCAGAAGTGCTTTCTTCTTACTTTCTTAATTTGTTCAAGTGATCAAGAGAGTTAATGAGATATTTAAGCACACGCAAATGGTCGTAATTAATTGGTTTGAATTATACATAACAATGTCTTTTGTCTCTTTCTTTGACGAGTCGCGTTAACGTACTCATATATGCCACCAAAAAACGAACCAGTCACTGCCGGCAGCTATTATATTGTTCATATAAAATCATCCCAAACGTttgatcatatttttttaaattcaaatgcttacggtgctttatttatttattttttttaaattactagaTTAAACATTGTTAGTGTCTCCCGGCATCGATCGATTAAcaaatttgtttaaatgatCGAGTGGGGGGATATTCATATTCCTGCTTGCTGGCTTGCAAATCTGCTGTCGTCGCCTTGAAGTCTCCACTTCTTTAATTACTGTATTGAACAAGATTTTGGATCCAACGGTGATAATCTTAAtgctttatctttttaataattttctgtcATGCATGTACTGTATTAATAGCATGTActgtataaattttttttttatcttagttCATATATGCTTTGTCACACGACAGCTATGCAGCAATAATCTTTGAGCATTGATATTTAAATAgacaaattttaatagaatgaAGACGGaactaattgattttaaaactacatggagttaaaaaaaaaaaagaacaaaataatcTATTAACACTGCAAACAGTACACAACTTTATAATTCATTCTGTCCTCGTTCTTTCAACTGTCATCTTTTTATCTCTAAAGTGTCTCAATGTATAttaaaacaattgaaatttaaagaaattaaaatttttagaaaataactaTGAGGGCATTTTGCCCAAcgaaaataaacataaaactcGTTTTCCGATTAAAATTCCATGTAAAAAAACCAATCAATGGAATTGAAAATCACTTTCTTCTCCTTCACTTTTATTTCGTGCCTCTTCTCCCCTTCAATCCAATTCAGCAAATACCACCTTATAGTTTTCAtgtaaaaagtta
This window contains:
- the LOC102625655 gene encoding pleiotropic drug resistance protein 1-like isoform X2 yields the protein MEGLGGRDMVYTASNSLRRSASRWRSNSPGAFSVSSSREEDDEEALIWAALEKLPTYNRLRKGILTTSRGEASEIDVNNLGLQERQRLVDKLVKIAEVDNEQFLLKLKNRIDRVGIDLPRVEVRYEHLNIEGEAVLASKALPSFIKFYTTIFEDFLNYLHILPSRKKHFTILKDVSGIIKPGRMTLLLGPPASGKTTFLLALAGKLDSSLKVSGRVTYNGHNMGEFVPQRTAAYISQHDNHIGEMTVRETLAFSARCQGVGTRYDMLMELARREKAAGIKPDPDIDVYMKAVATEGQEANVITDYYLKVLGLDNCADILVGDEMIRGISGGQKKRVTTGEMMVGPALAMFMDEISTGLDSSTTFQIVNCLRQNIHINSETAVISLLQPAPETYNLFDDIILLSDGQIVYQGPRELVLEFFESMGFKCPQRKGVADFLQEVTSKKDQQQYWAHKEIPYRFITVQEFAEAFKSFHVGQKLADELRIPFDKSQSHRAALAKKVYGVGKRELLKACFSREFLLMKRNSFVYIFKLVQIAITALVTMTLFFRTKMKKDSVADGGVYAGVMFFAIVIVMFNGYAEISMTIVKIPVFYKQRDLQFFPPWAYALPTWILKIPISFVEVVVWVFLSYYVIGYDPNAGRFFKQYFLLLAVNQMACALFRFIAAMGRNMVVANTFGTVALLVLFALGGFLLSREDIKKWWIWGYWCSPLMYAQNAIVANEFLGHSWRKFTPDSNEPLGVQVLKSRGFFPDAYWYWLGLGALFGFVLLLHIAFTLALTFLDQFDKPQAVITEDSERDEQDTKIRGTVELSTLGSSSSLTTRSESGGDIWGRNSSSQSLSMTEAAGGVIQPKKRGMVLPFEPHSLIFDEVTYSVDMPQEMKLQGVLEDKLVLLNGVSGAFRPGVLTALMGVSGAGKTTLMDVLAGRKTGGYITGSIKISGYPKKHETFARISGYCEQNDIHSPFVTVHESLAFSAWLRLAPEVDSETRKMFIEEIMDLVELNPLRQSLVGLPGVNGLSTEQRKRLTIAVELVANPSIIFMDEPTSGLDARAAAIVMRTVRNTVDTGRTVVCTIHQPSIDIFESFDELFLMKRGGQEIYVGPLGRHSCHLIRYFEAIPGIEKIKNGYNPATWMLEVTAASQEVALGVDFTDIFKRSELYRGNKALIEDLSKPTPGSKDLYFPTQYSQSAFTQFIACLWKQHWSYWRNPPYTAVRFFFTTLISLMFGTLFWDLGTKTGKNQDLFNAMGSMYIAVLFIGVQYCFSVQPIVSVERTIFYRESAAGMYSGQPWALAQAAIEIPYIFIQSSLYGVLVYAMIGFDWTAAKFFWYIFFMFFTLLYFTFYGMMAVAMTPNHHIAAIVSTLFFGFWNVFTGFLIPRPRIPIWWRWYYWADPMAWTLYGLVVSQFGDLEDKLESGETVKQFLRSYFGYKHDFLGVVAVVVAGFAAVFGFLFALGIKQFNFQRR